In a single window of the Myxococcales bacterium genome:
- a CDS encoding GAF domain-containing protein, translated as MEETTRRIRIALLTSDEEFRRALTAALPDYRFSDDLPEARLAIVDVRADEAALIAGLPPDVPVLALVGARNFDDARAMMRARADDVLDRAAPADQLRQAIERLLFHPTVPRSVSAALSSELFYLRDVSQAASEGMALLWLFNRIVDIVAQALGVDNVSLMLIEFDPETKKELLHIKAARGLTEEIIRATRIELGQPISGLVAERGEAMLIADVETAGLGIAANRPRYHGKGLLSVPIKTRRQTLGVLNVNNKTSGGSFDDYDLALLVTLCNQAALAIDNAWMYDRLNQHAGQLAELNKRLRAISQAKSELIVNLSHELKTPLTAIQGYVDLLRSGVVAADRIPEILAKVHDRTRNLGRLAGRLITFFALDSGLAKYYFQSFPFDVLVQKCLDDQRPAIEAQALAVQFDRDSLHRFVHADQAQYQELLGALLENAVKFNRPEGTVRLRGETADVDGRAYLEVFVEDTGHGVPDNLRATIFEEFRQTDDLLTAKPAGLGLGLAIARAISQGHGCRIRLVKSDDAGSVFAFTVPLEKGAAES; from the coding sequence ATGGAAGAAACCACGCGCCGGATTCGCATTGCCCTGCTCACGTCGGATGAGGAATTCCGGCGCGCGCTGACGGCGGCCTTGCCCGATTACCGGTTCAGCGACGACTTGCCGGAAGCCCGGCTGGCGATCGTCGATGTCCGCGCGGACGAAGCCGCGCTGATCGCCGGGCTGCCGCCGGACGTGCCGGTGCTGGCCCTGGTGGGGGCGCGAAATTTCGACGACGCCCGGGCGATGATGCGGGCGCGGGCGGACGACGTGCTGGACCGCGCCGCCCCGGCCGACCAACTCCGGCAGGCGATCGAGCGCCTGCTCTTTCATCCGACCGTGCCGCGTTCGGTCTCGGCGGCGCTGTCGAGCGAACTGTTCTACCTGCGCGACGTCTCCCAGGCGGCCAGCGAGGGCATGGCACTGCTCTGGCTGTTCAACCGCATCGTCGACATCGTCGCCCAGGCGCTGGGCGTCGACAACGTCAGCCTGATGCTGATCGAGTTCGATCCGGAGACGAAAAAAGAGTTGTTGCACATCAAGGCGGCACGCGGGCTGACCGAGGAAATCATCCGCGCCACGCGGATCGAGCTTGGGCAGCCGATCAGCGGCCTGGTGGCGGAACGGGGCGAGGCGATGCTGATCGCCGATGTCGAAACGGCCGGCCTGGGCATCGCCGCCAACCGGCCGCGGTACCACGGCAAAGGCCTGCTTTCGGTGCCGATCAAAACGCGGCGGCAGACGCTGGGCGTGCTTAACGTCAACAACAAGACCAGCGGCGGTTCCTTCGACGACTACGATCTGGCGTTGCTGGTCACGCTGTGCAACCAGGCGGCCCTGGCGATCGACAACGCCTGGATGTACGACCGCCTGAACCAACACGCCGGCCAGCTCGCCGAACTGAACAAGCGCCTGCGCGCCATCAGCCAGGCGAAAAGCGAACTCATCGTCAACCTCTCGCACGAACTTAAAACGCCGTTGACCGCGATCCAGGGCTATGTCGACCTGCTCCGCTCCGGCGTGGTCGCGGCCGATCGCATCCCTGAAATCCTCGCCAAGGTGCACGACCGCACCCGGAACCTGGGCCGCCTCGCCGGGCGTCTGATCACCTTCTTCGCCCTCGATTCCGGCCTGGCGAAATACTACTTCCAGTCGTTTCCTTTCGATGTCCTGGTCCAGAAGTGCCTGGACGATCAGCGGCCGGCGATCGAAGCCCAGGCGCTCGCCGTGCAATTCGACCGCGACAGCCTGCACCGCTTCGTGCACGCCGATCAGGCGCAATATCAGGAGCTGCTCGGGGCGCTGCTCGAAAACGCCGTCAAGTTCAACCGCCCGGAAGGTACCGTTCGGCTGCGCGGCGAAACGGCGGACGTCGACGGGCGCGCTTATCTCGAGGTGTTCGTCGAGGACACCGGCCACGGCGTGCCCGACAACCTGCGCGCGACGATTTTCGAGGAATTCCGTCAGACCGACGACCTGCTTACCGCCAAGCCCGCCGGCCTCGGCCTCGGCCTCGCCATTGCCCGCGCCATCAGCCAGGGCCACGGCTGCCGCATCCGACTGGTGAAAAGCGACGACGCCGGCTCGGTTTTCGCGTTCACCGTGCCGCTGGAAAAGGGCGCGGCCGAGTCCTGA
- a CDS encoding DUF2752 domain-containing protein has translation MKKYPRLTVALIVLAVGVLLVALYFRDPHQKGLYPPCPFYFLTGLYCPGCGSMRAMHELLHGHPLAALRLNPLLFLLGPFVLAAIVYQGWRDLFRPAWKPLEISNRLSWFLVAVILVYWVIRNLPWSPFTLLAPH, from the coding sequence ATGAAAAAGTACCCCCGCCTTACCGTCGCGCTGATCGTTCTGGCCGTCGGTGTGCTGCTGGTGGCGCTGTATTTCCGCGATCCGCATCAAAAGGGGCTTTATCCGCCCTGCCCGTTTTATTTTCTGACCGGCCTGTACTGCCCGGGATGCGGCTCGATGCGCGCCATGCACGAGTTGTTGCACGGCCACCCGCTCGCCGCGCTCCGGCTCAATCCCCTTTTGTTTTTATTGGGCCCGTTCGTGCTGGCGGCGATCGTCTATCAAGGCTGGCGCGACCTTTTCCGGCCGGCGTGGAAGCCGCTGGAAATCTCCAATCGCCTGAGCTGGTTTCTGGTGGCGGTGATTCTGGTTTATTGGGTGATCCGCAACCTGCCGTGGTCTCCGTTCACGCTGCTCGCGCCACACTGA
- a CDS encoding CD225/dispanin family protein: MASENIQPQTPATPPPAAPAEPIQDYLAFAILTTLFCCLPFGIVAIVYAAKVGPLKSAGDLAGALAQSKKAKLWTWLAFGAGLAVTVLTVLAAVVLSLLGFAAN; the protein is encoded by the coding sequence ATGGCCTCGGAAAACATCCAGCCGCAAACTCCCGCCACTCCGCCGCCCGCCGCGCCGGCGGAGCCGATCCAGGATTACCTGGCGTTCGCCATTCTGACGACCCTATTCTGCTGTCTGCCGTTCGGCATCGTCGCCATCGTCTACGCCGCGAAAGTGGGGCCGCTCAAATCCGCCGGGGACCTGGCGGGCGCGCTCGCCCAGTCGAAAAAAGCGAAACTCTGGACCTGGCTGGCTTTCGGCGCGGGTCTGGCCGTCACCGTCCTGACCGTGCTGGCCGCCGTCGTCCTTTCGCTGTTGGGCTTCGCCGCCAACTAA
- a CDS encoding adenylate kinase has protein sequence MYLILLGAPGSGKGTVAKKLLTAVKAAHISTGDILRGAVAAGTELGKKAKAFMDAGQLVTDELILGIMKERLAEPDAKAGFILDGFPRTIPQANGLGKILDELQIKLTGVIDIEVPEQVILDRILSRRTCANPQCQAIYNVKFMPPKVEGVCDKCGGKLIVRADETEEVVRNRLKVYDSQTAPLISYYEKKGQLHKFPGESSQVIFDGVMKLLGK, from the coding sequence ATGTATTTGATTTTGTTGGGTGCCCCCGGCTCCGGCAAAGGCACGGTGGCGAAGAAATTGTTGACGGCGGTGAAAGCCGCGCACATCAGCACGGGCGACATTCTGCGCGGCGCGGTGGCCGCCGGAACCGAGCTGGGCAAGAAAGCCAAGGCGTTCATGGACGCGGGCCAGCTCGTCACCGACGAGTTGATCCTGGGCATCATGAAAGAGCGGCTGGCCGAACCCGACGCGAAGGCCGGGTTCATTCTCGACGGCTTCCCGCGGACGATCCCGCAGGCCAACGGCCTCGGCAAAATCCTGGACGAGCTTCAGATCAAGCTGACCGGCGTCATCGACATCGAGGTGCCGGAACAGGTGATCCTCGACCGCATCCTGTCGCGCCGCACCTGCGCGAATCCCCAGTGCCAGGCGATCTACAACGTGAAGTTCATGCCGCCGAAGGTCGAAGGCGTCTGCGACAAGTGCGGCGGCAAGCTGATCGTGCGCGCCGACGAAACCGAGGAAGTGGTGCGCAACCGCCTGAAGGTCTACGACAGCCAGACCGCGCCGCTGATTTCCTACTACGAGAAAAAAGGGCAACTGCACAAGTTCCCGGGCGAATCGAGCCAGGTGATTTTCGACGGCGTGATGAAGCTGCTGGGCAAGTAG
- a CDS encoding ABC-F family ATP-binding cassette domain-containing protein: MTATMLHLSAIDFSYGTAPGLLFANLTLAFGRGWTGIVGANGTGKTTLVRLACGELEPLAGRISAPQPAVYCPQRTDDPPEHFAAFLAADGPAAYWRSRLGMEADWLRRWDTLSHGERKRAQLGAALWREPAVLGIDEPTNHLDRSALEWIAQALASFTGIGLLVSHDRELLDRLCARCVFIDPPLTRVFPGSYSAAVEQRDRADLHAARERERAEENVRRLERLVSRRRHEAAQSDHRLSGRHLDRHDHDGRGKLGLVRVSGKDGQAGRSQRQADSRLRQARDSLGRLPVRQAYELGIWFRGERSLRDSVVSLPAGRLPIDPARVLEFPDLRIGPEDRIALTGPNGAGKTTLLRHLLPRVALPPERVVHLPQEMDVALSREVLDQVRGLDSERLGLVMTIVSRLGSRPARLLESREPSPGELRKLLLALGIARRPHLIVMDEPTNHLDLPAITCLEDALADCPCALLLVSHDERFLRRLIRLRWDIRDGTVVVGIE; this comes from the coding sequence ATGACGGCAACGATGTTGCATCTGTCGGCGATCGATTTTTCCTACGGCACCGCGCCGGGTTTGTTGTTCGCGAACCTGACGCTCGCGTTCGGCCGCGGTTGGACCGGAATCGTCGGCGCCAACGGCACCGGCAAGACCACCCTGGTGCGCCTCGCCTGCGGCGAACTGGAACCGCTGGCCGGGCGGATCTCGGCTCCCCAACCCGCCGTCTACTGCCCGCAACGCACGGACGATCCGCCCGAGCATTTCGCCGCTTTTCTGGCCGCTGACGGACCGGCCGCGTACTGGCGGAGCCGCCTGGGGATGGAAGCGGACTGGCTGCGGCGCTGGGACACGCTGAGCCACGGCGAACGCAAGCGGGCCCAACTGGGCGCCGCCCTGTGGCGCGAGCCGGCGGTGCTCGGCATCGACGAACCCACCAACCACCTGGATCGCTCGGCGTTGGAATGGATCGCCCAAGCCTTGGCAAGCTTCACCGGTATCGGCCTGCTGGTGAGCCACGACCGCGAGTTGCTGGACCGCCTCTGCGCCCGCTGCGTTTTCATCGATCCGCCGCTGACGCGCGTGTTTCCCGGATCGTACAGCGCGGCCGTAGAGCAGCGGGACCGAGCCGATCTTCACGCCGCGCGCGAACGCGAACGGGCCGAGGAAAACGTCCGCCGGCTCGAACGCCTCGTCTCGCGTCGCCGGCACGAGGCGGCGCAGTCCGATCATCGCCTTTCGGGGCGTCACCTGGATCGCCACGATCACGACGGGCGCGGCAAGCTGGGCCTGGTGCGCGTGAGCGGCAAGGACGGGCAGGCGGGGCGGTCGCAGCGCCAGGCGGACAGCCGCTTGCGCCAGGCCAGGGATTCGCTCGGCCGGTTGCCGGTGCGCCAGGCGTACGAACTGGGCATCTGGTTTCGCGGCGAGCGGTCGTTGCGGGACAGTGTCGTTTCCCTGCCGGCGGGCCGCCTGCCGATCGATCCGGCGCGGGTGTTGGAATTTCCGGATTTGCGCATCGGCCCCGAGGATCGGATCGCGCTGACCGGGCCGAACGGCGCGGGCAAGACCACGCTGCTGCGCCACCTGCTGCCCCGGGTCGCGCTGCCGCCGGAGCGGGTGGTGCACCTGCCGCAAGAAATGGATGTAGCCCTATCGCGCGAGGTGCTGGACCAAGTGCGTGGGCTCGACAGCGAGCGGCTCGGGCTGGTGATGACGATCGTCAGCCGCCTCGGTTCGCGACCGGCGCGGTTGCTGGAAAGCCGGGAACCGAGCCCAGGCGAACTGCGCAAGCTCTTGCTCGCCCTGGGCATCGCCCGGCGGCCGCACCTGATCGTGATGGACGAGCCGACGAACCACCTCGACCTGCCGGCCATCACCTGCCTGGAAGACGCGCTTGCCGACTGTCCCTGCGCGCTGCTGCTGGTCAGTCACGACGAGCGGTTTTTGCGCCGCCTGATCCGCCTGCGCTGGGACAT